A window of the Ipomoea triloba cultivar NCNSP0323 chromosome 14, ASM357664v1 genome harbors these coding sequences:
- the LOC116004913 gene encoding ketohexokinase: MMIPPLPKNRIVLGVGMAGVDFLAAVASFPNPDDKIRSTSFEVQGGGNAGNALTCAARLGLNPRIISKVADDSHGERILDELERDGVDTSFMVVSKGGNSPFTYVIVDNQKKTRTCIFTPGYPPMIPDDLPKSKLSSALDGANIVYLDGRLHETALIVAQEAKSRGIPIIVDAERLREGLDDILDFASYVVCSTKFPQAWTSAPSIPTALVSILLRLSNVKFVIATLGEDGCLMLERTEAENTQLEEMDVDELYKKLEQREDANATIPTCISSNVGKLRANGIGMVNGRLHVGTAEKIPPSELVDTTGAGDAFIGAVIYSICTDMPPQKMLPFACQVAAIKCRALGARGHLPRWNHPCLTPFLM; this comes from the exons ATGATGATTCCGCCGCTTCCCAAAAACCGCATTGTC TTAGGTGTTGGAATGGCCGGTGTTGACTTCCTGGCTGCTGTAGCTTCGTTCCCCAACCCGGATGACAAAATTCGGAGCACCAGTTTTGAG GTTCAAGGAGGTGGTAACGCTGGTAATGCTTTGACCTGCGCAGCTCGTCTAGGTCTTAATCCAAGGATCATATCTAAG GTTGCTGATGACTCACATGGCGAAAGAATACTTGATGAGCTTGAAAGGGATGGTGTTGATACATCTTTTATGGTG GTGTCCAAAGGAGGAAACTCACCATTCACGTATGTCATTGTTGACAACCAAAA AAAAACTCGCACATGCATTTTCACTCCAGGATATCCACCCATGATACCTGATGATCTACCCAAATCAAAATTGTCTTCAGCCCTTGATGGAGCAAATATTGTCTACTTAGATGGAAGGTTGCATGAGACTGCTTTAATTGTAGCGCAGGAG GCAAAGAGTAGGGGCATACCTATTATAGTTGATGCAGAAAGGTTAAGGGAGGGGCTGGATGATATTCTTGACTTTGCTAGTTATGTTGTATGCTCGACAAAATTTCCACAG GCATGGACTAGCGCCCCTTCAATTCCAACTGCACTTGTTTCCATTCTCTTGAGATTGTCAAACGTAAAATTCGTGATTGCGACATTGGGTGAAGATGGTTGCTTAATGTTAGAAAGGACTGAAGCGG AGAACACTCAGCTTGAAGAAATGGATGTAGATGAATTGTACAAAAAACTGGAGCAAAGGGAAGATGCTAATGCAACAATACCCACATGCATATCATCG AATGTGGGAAAATTACGTGCAAATGGAATAGGGATGGTTAACGGTAGGCTGCACGTAGGAACAGCTGAAAAGATACCACCTTCAGAATTAGTTGATACAACCGGTGCTGGTGATGCATTCATCGGAGCAGTTATTTACT CTATCTGTACTGATATGCCACCACAAAAGATGCTCCCATTTGCCTGTCAAGTG GCAGCCATCAAGTGCAGAGCCTTGGGAGCTAGAGGCCATCTTCCCCGCTGGAACCACCCTTGCCTGACACCGTTTTTAATGTAG
- the LOC116005225 gene encoding uncharacterized protein LOC116005225 isoform X1, translating to MAAPSSSSPPRIIVQKSLSDAQLSELRIQSWPNRWGCSPGKYQLRFDAQETCYLLRGKVKVYPKNQTSSTAAEVVEFGAGDLVIIPKGLSCTWDVSVAVDKHYKFDSS from the exons ATGGCCGCTCCATCTTCCTCGTCGCCTCCAAGAATCATCGTCCAGAAAAGCCTATCCGATGCTCAGCTCTCTGAGCTCCGCATCCAATCATGGCCCAA CAGGTGGGGTTGTTCGCCGGGGAAGTACCAACTGAGGTTTGATGCTCAGGAAACATGTTATCTGCTGAGAGGGAAAGTTAAGGTTTATCCCAAGAACCAAACATCTTCGACGGCGGCGGAGGTTGTGGAGTTCGGAGCCGGCGATCTCGTGATTATACCGAAAGGGCTTAGTTGCACTTGGGACGTGTCCGTCGCCGTCGACAAGCACTATAAATTTGACTCCtcgtaa
- the LOC116005225 gene encoding uncharacterized protein LOC116005225 isoform X2, with the protein MAAPSSSSPPRIIVQKSLSDAQLSELRIQSWPKWGCSPGKYQLRFDAQETCYLLRGKVKVYPKNQTSSTAAEVVEFGAGDLVIIPKGLSCTWDVSVAVDKHYKFDSS; encoded by the exons ATGGCCGCTCCATCTTCCTCGTCGCCTCCAAGAATCATCGTCCAGAAAAGCCTATCCGATGCTCAGCTCTCTGAGCTCCGCATCCAATCATGGCCCAA GTGGGGTTGTTCGCCGGGGAAGTACCAACTGAGGTTTGATGCTCAGGAAACATGTTATCTGCTGAGAGGGAAAGTTAAGGTTTATCCCAAGAACCAAACATCTTCGACGGCGGCGGAGGTTGTGGAGTTCGGAGCCGGCGATCTCGTGATTATACCGAAAGGGCTTAGTTGCACTTGGGACGTGTCCGTCGCCGTCGACAAGCACTATAAATTTGACTCCtcgtaa
- the LOC116004231 gene encoding alcohol dehydrogenase class-3, producing the protein MATQGQVITCKAAVAWEPNKPLVIEDVQVAPPQAGEVRVKVLFTALCHTDAYTWSGKDPEGLFPCILGHEAAGIVESVGEGVTEVQPGDHVIPCYQAECKECKFCKSGKTNLCGKVRSATGVGIMMNDRKSRFSVNGKPIYHFMGTSTFSQYTVVHDVSVAKIDPKAPLDKVCLLGCGVPTGLGAVWNTAKVEAGSIVAVFGLGTVGLAVAEGAKAAGASRVIGIDIDSKKFDTAKNFGVTEFINPKDHDKPIQQVIVDQTDGGVDYSFECIGNVQVMRAALECCHKGWGTSVIVGVAASGQEIATRPFQLVTGRVWKGTAFGGFKSRSQVPWLVEKYMKKEIKVDEYITHNLTLAEINQAFDLMHEGGCLRVVLNMDA; encoded by the exons ATGGCCACTCAAGGTCAAGTCATCACTTGCAAAG CGGCGGTGGCCTGGGAACCCAACAAGCCCTTGGTGATCGAGGATGTGCAGGTGGCTCCGCCGCAGGCCGGGGAAGTCCGAGTTAAGGTTCTCTTCACTGCTCTCTGCCACACCGATGCTTATACGTGGAGCGGCAAG GATCCTGAAGGTCTCTTCCCATGTATCCTTGGTCATGAAGCTGCAGG TATAGTGGAAAGTGTTGGTGAAGGTGTGACTGAGGTGCAGCCTGGAGACCATGTTATTCCTTGCTATCAGGCAGAATGCAAGGAGTGCAAGTTTTGCAAATCGGGAAAGACCAATCTTTGTGGAAAAGTGAGGAGTGCTACTGGAGTTGGAATCATGATGAATGACCGCAAGAGCCGATTTTCAGTCAATGGAAAGCCCATCTATCACTTCATGGGAACCTCTACGTTCAGTCAATACACAGTTGTCCATGATGTTAGTGTTGCTAAGATTGACCCAAAGGCTCCTTTGGACAAAGTCTGTCTTCTTGGCTGTGGTGTTCCAACAG GTCTTGGAGCAGTTTGGAATACTGCAAAAGTTGAAGCAGGTTCTATTGTTGCCGTCTTTGGCCTTGGGACTGTTGGGCTTGCT GTGGCAGAGGGTGCTAAAGCTGCTGGTGCCTCACGAGTCATTGGGATAGATATCGATAGCAAAAAGTTTGACACAG CTAAGAATTTTGGTGTGACTGAATTCATCAATCCAAAAGACCATGACAAACCAATACAGCAGGTTATTGTAGATCAAACCGATGGTGGTGTTGACTACAGCTTCGAGTGCATTGGGAATGTCCAAGTGATGAGGGCCGCTCTAGAGTGTTGTCATAAG GGATGGGGAACATCAGTTATTGTAGGCGTTGCAGCATCCGGCCAAGAGATAGCAACCCGTCCATTCCAGCTGGTGACAGGCCGTGTTTGGAAGGGAACTGCATTTGGCGGTTTCAAGAGCCGCTCACAAGTACCATGGCTCGTGGAGAAATACATGAAGAAG GAAATCAAAGTGGACGAGTACATCACCCACAATTTGACACTTGCAGAGATCAACCAAGCTTTTGATCTGATGCACGAAGGAGGCTGCCTTCGCGTCGTGCTGAATATGGATGCATAA